The genomic window ttcatttttgatagatcacatatattatttctGTATATCTCTTGTGGGAATTAAAGTATGTTTTGAAGACATCAATATCTAATCATATTCAAATATTGGTAGATAACTTAGTTAACTATAGATTACAATATCATAGCGTTAGATTTTAATGTGGATTATGACCAAAGTGCTTAGTGATAATCTTCTTTTATGTCCTAATGGACCTTAATATAATATCTCTAATTAAGGCCAATCCTAATTAGTCAATGTCTTCTTCTAAATTCTAAGTAGTGGTTGCATGCTTGGTTTATTCATCATATCAATGACAGTATGTATATAGGTTTTGATTATAATGaatttttattcaataaaaaaaaatgacgttataatgatgatattaaaaGGATGCCCCATTTTACCCTAATGAGTATCTcagatgaaaaacaaaaacatttcttatgCCACATATATAAAAGTTCTAAAAGTTTTTCATATGGTcaaattaactttaaaaaatgataataccATAAACTCTAAATTGTACTTCGAAAATTACCACAAAGATAGTAAAGTTTTAttgcaaatatatattagcATGCACAAGATGTGAAATCCCCTAATTAGTTTTATAGAATATTttgaagtaagaaaaaatatcaaaaattataaacgtTGCAATTCTAGTGAGTAAGTGCAAACGTTTTTTAAAATGACAAAAGTCAATGATTCTAATTTGACTGAAAAATAgccttaatttttttaaaaaactgtaTTTGATGAAATGGCATTGAAAAATGGTATTTAATGgttttaaatatatgatcAGAATTTCTGGTGCAGTTACTTATGTTAAATATTGTCGTTATGTCACCATTTAAATCTACATATTAAGAtattgagaacaaaaaaaaaagttaaatagtTGAATCTTGGTaacggttttttttttttttgaaaaaggcTTTTTGAATCTTaacatggaaaagaaaaatacagtttttttggtgcaaaagaaaaatatagttaaaataaataaatagcaaACCCATTAAGCTGTGTAGTGATTGGAGGACAAAAGAGTAGTATTGGAGAGACAGATTGACAGAACATCAtacttttgatttgaaaacatCGTACAAAACTTTTGATCATGCATGTCTTCTCCTGTCACTTTCAATTTCTGTTATCACCAAACATATCCAGGATAAACGAATCCAGAATCCGTGTATTAAAAGTAACGTCTAGACTAGATTATATTTACTGATCAATTTGGGCTTCATAAACCCAATTAGACAATTGAGTAATTTTAAAGCCCAGCTATTAGCGTTTTCAAATATTGTAAACCAATCCAATTGTTccaaatatcatcaaataaCGAAGGCTTGCAATCAAAACCGGTTTCTTTTCCCCACTAGGTTCCGGTTTAACTAACCAATTTGGTCAGCGTAATTAAACTGtaacattacttttttttctcctcacAGCTTCATCTCATAGATGGCACTCAAGATTGGGATTCCAAGAATGAGAGTGTTTGACACAGATATAGGTAATCCGGTTGCTAGCCTtagacaaatatatatatatatatatgtagagacATTTGttaacccatttttttttttttagaatttgatAATTGGGGCTAATATTTGATTGTAGCAGGAGCCCATCACACTAACTAaatccatttcttttttttggttatcaaaCTAGGTGGATCCAGTCTAGGAGCACCATTAAGacaaccaaataaaacaattgaATTGAAGCAGTAAGAGAACACCATTAGATTTCTTAGTTTTACATCCGTATACGGATACATCACACTTTCGTGTCTATATACTGAATCAGTAGGAGAAAACCATTTagatttcttaaattttacatGAGTATATGAATACATCACACTTTCGTGTCTATATACTTGAagtgtttttatatatagacacGAGAGGTATCTTTAATTATAAGAACACTAAGCTTGTTCATTAGGTGATCAATcgttccaaaaaaaaaaagataaacgTAATGCgtcttatttgtttataaatattttactttcaagCGAACAAATATTTTGGGACCCATATTTTTCCTAAAAGAATGTCCTCCAATTTGATCATAAAGAAAGAGCTTgttatatttataacaaaacgAAAGAGCTAAGAACTTGTCAAGTTATTAACATAACACacagaattaaaaaaatcttgtatATTTCAGTAAAAAGACTTTCACAgagtaattatttatataaaacagTTTGCTTTTTCATGAGTAATTTGCATTTGtattttactaaaacaaatgTACGTTCCTGACAGCTCAAGGCATTATACCTGACTAATTAAGtattgaattaaaaatcaaCTCAACTTTCTGTGTATGTCATCAGATGAGTGTGTATATGTCTGTGTAAACTGAAAAGGCAATTTTGGTAACGGCATATTCCATCGGATGATCCAAAATTCTCAAAAGCATATTCACGTAAGACTCCCCTTGTTTCCATCATCTGCTTCCACttataaacatttatatttttaaattacttgCATACTCTCTTtacaccatatatatatttattccCCTTTACACCAATAATATatactctcttctttttcctttgtgtttcttctttccaGAATTTTAATATCAAGATAAACGTGTACATTGGTGAATTTTCGTatctttattttgtatgttacGTGTTTATGataccaaaatataaatatcatatacGATCTATTaactataaaagaaaagaaatcatttATAAAGAACCTTAACAAACATGAAATATATTGGTTGATTGTTACAAAaagtttagttatttttttctaatgaaaaagaaatgagGAAAGGTGGAAAGAACAATATAGcttatgtaatatatatatggggTTTCAGTGTATCTTTTTAATGTCTTCATGaccaaagacaacaacaacaataaaacgcaaaaaagaaagaaatatgcTATAAAACCCCCCTAGAGCCTCCATTGTTGAACCCTCTCTTAACTTGGCAAacaccacaaaaacaaaagaaaaatggccATCCCCTAGCTaggtgaagaagaatgaaaaccTCTAATTTATCTAGAGGTTATTCATCTTTTAGGGGATGGCCtaaatacaaaatgaaaactcTCTAGTTAAGTGGTTTTGTGTTCATGTAAGGAAAGCGTTTTAAGATATGGAGCAATGAAGACTGCAGAAGGCTGATTCAGACTGCGAGTTTTGTTTATCTCCCTCTAGAAATTGGGCAACTTCTATCCTTTGGCAAGCTTCGGTTCCCCTCGGAATCAGCAGATTATGtatctttaattttgtaatactctctctcttctctatgctttgtttttcttcattatgtTTGGGTTGTACCCACTCCCGCGCGTTGTGTGTTCTTTGTGTgaggaataaaaaaatattcggATTTGAGAACTAAAACTAGAGTAGTTTTAttgatattcttgtttttcatttaGTATCTAATAAGTTTGGAGAATAGTCAGACCAGTGCATGTAAATTTGCTTCCGATTCTCTTTATAGTGAATTCCtctttatttatgtttttagaccaaatataaaatcatcGCCTTTAGAACACATTTATGCAACAACAGTTTTCTGCTATTTATTACTTTTGGTACTTTTAAAATGATCATTTTACTAGAAGAAACTCACTTAATTGGAAGAGTAATATCACAAGGGAATATTTATTGTAATTGAAGTTTATGTGTTATTGTTTTAGTTATACTTTGACATATACAAGAAATTAACAAGATTACGGAAGCAGACCATGTCACAATACACATAAATAGAGTAATATAGTATTGTTTAACGAAGGGCCActaataaatcaaaatgacCTTGGCCAATAAGTCAAACTCCTCCGAGTTTAGTagttgttttcaaatttaggCGTCTCACACATTGGCGTGGTATAATAAAATGGTCCAACCACATACTTAACCAGATCCCTGAAAACTGTGAATGGTCGAACTAGCTTCACTCCGGTTTGACCGTTCCCAAAATTGGTGGGAATGTTACATGACAGGTCCGGAGAAGACACGAGCCGGACATTACAAAGTTGAGGCTTGAGAACCTTGCCGTGGGAGAGGACTTTGTTGACCATTAGATCGAACTGGCCTCTCTCATCGGTCAAATCGCTGCCATAGTAGCTCACTCTTCTCCTTTCGTCCATACAAGTGATTGATACCACTGCCCCTGAAAGATACAAAGTGGAATAATTTGGTTAAGTAAATTCGGGTTTGAGAGTTTTCTCACGGTTtgcaaaatagaaaaagaaaaatcgaatataaactaaatagaaaaagaaaaaccatttccttttttatttgcgTTGGTTATAGCCTTTTACGATATAACAGTAAATAGTTTTGTCTACCACAACCACGTTGAAGTTTGTATTCCTAGTCAGTTATGAGTGATTATCACATGTTGTATGGTATAAAATGtaattcatatgtttttcatACTAATTACTTATTCGTGAATagagaaattttcatttgtaattaaactctttatttcattttggtaACAGaaattcacatatatatatatatatataaagagagtATATTATTGGAACTATTAATGGATACCTTTGATGGGTTCAGAACCGTTGATCCATTCGTCGTAGTTCAGAGAACAATCTTGACACATTACTTTTCCGGCGACGTGAatcttatctccattgttatACGCTGCTGTCGTAGTGATATGAGTCACACAACTCACCAGAAACAATATCTCTATTAGCAGAACCAATGTTGTGATCCTCTGCGCCATGACGACTTCAACTATTTTGGATTCGATGATTTTCAGATTGTGCTTCTTTGATGTAAGAAAGTCTtcgtgtatatataatatgaatttaGACTTTTTGGTTGAGGAGAAGATTACGTTACATGTGTGGAAGGGCACTACTATACGTGCGGTCCATTTATGGTCTCAATCATTTAATAATTCATTTCGTTAACATTATgagttttatttcataaaaaaatttaaaacaggAAATGTTTATATTGGCTTTCACAATTTCACAAAAATGTGAAAGAATTTTTGTTGGTGGCATTATGATTATGAACCTAAAGTTGACCAAATCTTCGTTGTTGTGTCCTTTTTAAATCTCTTTTGGTAATTGTCCTTACAAAGTCAAATAGACAATGTAtagaagataaaaatataaagttcaCAAAGGTCTCTCCTTAAACTTATCCCCACCACATATATACTTattcttcctcctcttttCGCTCCACGTTTCGTACTTTAACACAACaatacaaacacacacacacacaaaacacacacaagcCTTTTGGTCTGAATCTGATACATCAATACACCAACAACAATGGAGTTACCAAAACTATTAATCtcactctttctcttctcattctcatctttcttcttaggTAATTATACTCATACTCATCTAAAAAGctcttaatcacataaatgGGTTCTCTGAAACCCACTACTaatgattaatattttgaaggtGCTGAATCGGATTATCCTCAGCATAGTAACTTGAAGAGACTGAGACCGAATAGACTGTTCGTGTTTGGAGATTCCTATGCAGACACCGGAAACATAAGGAAATCTCTCTCCGATTCTTGGAAAATTCCTTACGGCATCACTTTCCCCCAAAAACCTTCCGGTCGTTTCTCCGATGGCCGCGTCGCCACCGATTTTCTAGGTTTTCTCTCTaacacactttttttttttgtgacaatAAATGAGGATATGGTGATGTGATCCGGCCACCAGATTCAACACCAACACTAACAAACCGTAGGTTACGTAGATTAATGTGTTAATTATCGAAAAAGGAAAACGTATGGGTATGTTACTAGCTACCATCATGCTGACGTGGAAATATTAGAAACCTTTATAGGTCTGATTTTGTCGTTAGATTAGTAAACTATTCAAGCTGtttgtacaaaataaaaagattagtAACTGCTcaactttttttgaaaattgtgagttatgttttgaatttcatttttgaatCACATTAAATCTTTAGAatcgaaccaaaaaaaaaaacaagaaattaattaaactagCCTCTCCGAATACAAACGGCTGATTGCAAATAGTGTGGGATAGTCCTGCTGCTTAATCTATGATCTACACGGTTTATTTACATACTACGATTATTACTTTTGAACcatttataaagttttgattcaatttttaatgcATGTGTGCAGCAAGATACTTGGGGATAAAGTCACCAATTCCGTACACGTGGAAGGATTATGCCGGAAAGGAACGGCTATTGTACGGAATGAATTATGCGTATGGAGGAACAGGAGTGTTTAAGACTAAAGATAATCCATTGCCAAACATGACAACTCAGATTGATTATTTCCAACGTGTCCTCGCCGCCGGCAATATCTACTCGCCTTCCGATCTCCCCTCCTCCCTCGCTCTGGTCAGCGTCGCCGGCAACGACTACGCCACTTTCTTGGCCCTAAAACGCCCACTGACCGTAAGTAAAAATATCAGATTTTGTGTGCACGTACTTACATTTTGTATACTTAAGCCCGAAATTGTATCTTGCAGGAGTTACCGGCATTCATGAAGCAAGTTGTTGATCAAATTGCGGTTAACGCCATGCGCATCCACAAGTTGGgagtaaataaaatagtaattcCTTCAATGCAGCCACTCGGATGCCTCCCTAGCATCACAGTCTTTAATTCATTCCAACGTTGCAACGCCACAGATAACGCATCAACGAATCTTCACAACTATTTGTTGCATAAAGCCATCGCTAGGCTTAATAATGAGACAAAGCCATCCACTTTCGTCGTTCTTGACCACTACAACGCGTTCTTGACTGTTTTCAAGAACAAAGGACCGGAACCTGGtaaacccaaaaagaaaagtttaaattttggatCCTAGCTAAAatgttcatttttcttttatgatccttatatatatatatatatcttttgtgAATCCCTCAGGTGTTTCGAGGTTTGGGAACCCGTTAAAACCGTGTTGTGTCGGGGTCAACAGCAGTTACGACTGCTCAAATGTGGATGAGAAGGGTGAGAAGAAGTACATAATTTGTGAAGATCCAAAGGCTGCCTTCTTTTGGGACATCTTTCATCCGAGTGAAGAAGGATGGAGATCTGTTTACTCAGTTCTACACAAACATCTCAAAGCTATTTGGATTTAAGAGTAAGACTAATtatatgttcttcttttttgttttttatatctttacTCAGTTGTCTCGGCTTGTCTTTGTAGTAAAGAGAGTTTCACAAGTCAAGCTCACTGGTTCGAATGTCAACACCAGAAACTGGTGGGTATTATAAGGGATCGTCGAATtcatagattaaaaaaaaaagcaatgattataaaaatatgaaatcttaCTACCTTCGGTTGATCTTGTTGAATCAAGCTGTTTTTGAATTGATAGCTTGAGACCTAGATGGCTAATAAACTCAGAGAATTAGTCGGTGTTCTCAATTAGAATTGATGCAACATAGAAAACAACACCAAGTTCCACTTTTTATAAGTCTTGCAACGAAATCAACAAACCCCACTTGATGTTCTATGTCCAAAACCAACACCAAGTTCCAaattttatctctcttttacacaaccaaaaactttaatcaaaaaatattcaaaaaggAATCAAAGGGGTCGAGAAGCAAAGCTAGGGTTTCCGAGTCGGGTCAAATAAACCCTAGTAGAGCGATTCACCCGAGTCTCATCTACTACGACATCAGCATGAGTTTCTAAGGCGGCGCTAGGGACCGATGAGCTAAACTACCCATCGATGCATAAACAGATAATGAAATCGTCATACGACAGAGGAGACGATCGAAGCGTTGGCGATTTTTTACCCGACAGTGACGAATATCTACGTGGCTAGGGTGTGGGCAGAGGAAGGGTTGAAAGTGGAGATCTTGCCGAGGGTTTGAGATTGGTGGGGCTTGGAGAGAGATAAGCATTTCCTGGGTTTTGATAAAGCAggagattagggtttcgaaGATTGAGATGATATCAACTTCCGTGACATGGGATAATTCGAGAAGGCATCTCGTGAGAAGCACGATTctgttgttaaaaaaaaaagttagcgAATATTGGGTGTGATTTGGTAGTACATGTGTTATATTACTTATGAATTAAATTGACGTTGAATTATGTGTGTAATTGATAGTTGATtctcaaaaaatttaaagtttcagttgtgttttgactttttttttaaaatgtgacAATTTTGGTCTGACTCAAAGTGTCATCAAAAGCATGACCAATGCCATGTGTTCATGTGCATCCAAAACTGAATGTCTATCATGACGAATGAAAGAACTTAAAATCCAATGTTTTGataatccaaacaaaatgcattattatatttaatttatttttcgaAATACAATAGGGGCTCGATATGAAATCAAAGACAAAGGAGATTATTACATCAATGTGACTAAACAAGACCCAATGTCTCAAAGAGAGGTGCTATAGAACTTGGTGGCGAAAGAAAGGCCTTCCTCGGATAACACGTCAAGACTCTCAACGGAAGGTTGTGCTCGTGCCACTTTAGCAATAGCCTTGTGTTCCTCTTGAGTACCTCCTTCTAGGAACACTCCTACTACTTTCCCATCTTTAACCCAATACGTCCCAAACTTTGGCTTTGGAGATTTCGGGTCATTATCTCCAAACAGTACAGATTCTCCAACGTTTTCCCCATAGAATTCCCACGATAGTTTGAAAAATCGAGAGTAGAAATAGGGAAGATAATCGTAATCTGGGATCGTTTTCCCTTCTTCACCCGCTTTGATTGCCTGCAAAACACCATCATTAGTATATATAGAAGAGTTTGGTATATTCGACTATAGAATCAAGCTAGTAAATGCTCGTACTTTGACTGCTTGTGCAGCAGATTTGCGAGCATTGTCGGCGTGTTCAACACGCCTCGTCCCGCCATACATTTTCATTGGGAATGTGGCTACATCTCCAAGTGCGTATACATCAGGCACACTTGTTTTGAAGAACCCATCAGTCTACAATCAAAACGAATAATCATTAATCACTAATTATGGTAATTGACAAGAGCTCTGTTTTTCGCCGGTAGGGTAAATCATAAACCTTTATTCCACCCTTCTCCTCTTCAAGTTGGCCTTTGAAGAGTGAGGTGGCCGGTCTAGCACCGACACCAGCGACAACTATGTTAGCTTCTAGGGTTCTTCCATCCTCTAGTTTCACCTCAGTGACCTCTCCATCTGAGTTGGTGCTAAATCCAGTTGCTACAGTTCCcttgatgattttgattccCTTGTTGGCATAGTAACTCTCATAGAATGAAGCTATCTCAGCGGTGAAAAACCGGTGTACTATACaacgataaaacagaggaaaatcTGTTACGAATACAGTGTAATTatttagctaaaatgttttttgttaaGTATCAACTTACCAAGCCAAGGTTCTGGAAAAACCATGGTCACTTCATGATTATTAGCCCTTAGAGCAGAACTTATCTCAAGCCCTAAGAAACCGCCGCCAATGATGACGGCCTTTCCCCTTTGCACATATAGTTCCATAGCCAAGGCAAGCTCATCACTATCCTCGATTTCTCTTAGGTAGAATATATTCTTAACATCTGCTTCTTGGACGCCAATTTCTGACAATCTTATGTTCtgcaaaaaatattagagTTTCTCGAGATGAACTAAGAACAAAgaacagaaagagagaggaagagatcaTAAGTATTTTACTCACAGTAGAACCGGTTGCAATTAGCAAAGTTTGGTACTTGTAAATTTTGCCATCATCACTAACAAGTGTCTTTGAAGCAAGATCTGCTTTGACTATCTCTGTGCCCACAATTAGATCAATCCCtgtaaaatttgaatatctCAGATCACCAAATATATTGCAAGTGAAATCACAGAGATTTCTCGGAGaagacataaacaaaacattaccTTTCTCTTTGTACCAGTTAGGGTACTGCTTCGCTTCTCCAGTTCCAGCACAAACATAGATATTTGCAAGGGTCGGATTGACTGTAATGATGATCAAAGTTAACCAAAATCCGATAGCAATTAAAATATATCCATTGACAGAGATGTTTTAGAGTTAAAAGGTTTACCTTCGAGGTCAATATATACCTTGGTTAGTTCAGGACGCTCAAAAGGAGGCACCTAttgacacacacacaaaaaaaacatggttATGGACTTCAACATCAATTTTCAGACTAGACAATCAAATATTAAGGATGGCTTTAATTATTTCGACTTTctaaaaatagttttcataAACTTGAGACGCAAATGCAAATGCAACCAGAGTTTGCGCTTGTATTTGTGTTTTCAATTGACgtttgcaaacaaaaaaagtagtgGTATTATTATTTGGAAAAGCAAAACACCAAATTGTAACATGCAAACGCTCATAAGTCATAAGAGTGAAAAAACGTACTGGTTCCTTGGAAATGATTGCGAGTTCACCAGGCTTCAGGCCCTGATTACTAAACTCTCTCGCCGCGTAACCCTGTGATTCCGAaatgcccaaaaaaaaaaaaaaaaaaaagtcaattcAGAGAGATGCGTATTCGTTACATGAATAACATttaatagaagaaaatcataaacaatttCTTGTGTATAATAACTTAATAAGCATAAAGGGATTTACATGTAAAAGTGAGAGTAAAATAACAGAGAGTTAGAGAAAGGAATTCGTAAGCAAAGCACGGATGCGAAATAAGCGATGATTTGTAAGCAAAGAATGAACACAAACTGAACAATGATTcttaagccaaaaaaaaaaacaaaaaaaaaacagagtcaacaaaaaaagtctCATCATCTACAAAACTGAACAATGCGAGTTGATAAAAATGTTGGGCAAAACATGTAATTTACTGGTTTGTATTagtgttattgttgttgttgttgttgtgttacAATCGAATttaaacttgataaaagataTGTTGTTGTCAAaagaaaagttcaaaattgaaaatgcaTTTACTTACGCCGGCTACACCACCTCCAATGATCACGTACTTGTAGCTTTTCTCTTCCGccattaattaataaataaaacttcttTCTCAGTTTCGTTTTTGGTATATTATGAGAAGTACTGACTTGGGGTTTATATAAAGTGGAGAGACGATGAGGATCTCGAGTCTTGGTTGCCTGTATTTGACTAATCTGACTCAACTTGTATTTGACAATAATTATGTATTGGT from Arabidopsis thaliana chromosome 3, partial sequence includes these protein-coding regions:
- the IPS1 gene encoding induced by phosphate starvation1 (INDUCED BY PHOSPHATE STARVATION1 (IPS1); Has 0 Blast hits to 0 proteins in 0 species (source: NCBI BLink).) — protein: RLQKADSDCEFCLSPSRNWATSILWQASVPLGISRLCIFNFVILSLFSMLCFSSLCLGCTHSRALCVLCVRNKKIFGFEN
- a CDS encoding Pollen Ole e 1 allergen and extensin family protein (Pollen Ole e 1 allergen and extensin family protein; FUNCTIONS IN: molecular_function unknown; INVOLVED IN: biological_process unknown; LOCATED IN: endomembrane system; CONTAINS InterPro DOMAIN/s: Pollen Ole e 1 allergen/extensin (InterPro:IPR006041); BEST Arabidopsis thaliana protein match is: Pollen Ole e 1 allergen and extensin family protein (TAIR:AT5G05500.1); Has 222 Blast hits to 222 proteins in 28 species: Archae - 0; Bacteria - 0; Metazoa - 0; Fungi - 2; Plants - 220; Viruses - 0; Other Eukaryotes - 0 (source: NCBI BLink).), with translation MAQRITTLVLLIEILFLVSCVTHITTTAAYNNGDKIHVAGKVMCQDCSLNYDEWINGSEPIKGAVVSITCMDERRRVSYYGSDLTDERGQFDLMVNKVLSHGKVLKPQLCNVRLVSSPDLSCNIPTNFGNGQTGVKLVRPFTVFRDLVKYVVGPFYYTTPMCETPKFENNY
- a CDS encoding GDSL-like Lipase/Acylhydrolase superfamily protein (GDSL-like Lipase/Acylhydrolase superfamily protein; FUNCTIONS IN: lipase activity, hydrolase activity, acting on ester bonds, carboxylesterase activity; INVOLVED IN: lipid metabolic process; LOCATED IN: endomembrane system; EXPRESSED IN: petal, leaf whorl, flower, carpel; EXPRESSED DURING: 4 anthesis, petal differentiation and expansion stage; CONTAINS InterPro DOMAIN/s: Lipase, GDSL (InterPro:IPR001087); BEST Arabidopsis thaliana protein match is: GDSL-like Lipase/Acylhydrolase superfamily protein (TAIR:AT5G03610.1); Has 3152 Blast hits to 3125 proteins in 151 species: Archae - 0; Bacteria - 220; Metazoa - 0; Fungi - 3; Plants - 2916; Viruses - 0; Other Eukaryotes - 13 (source: NCBI BLink).), which encodes MELPKLLISLFLFSFSSFFLGAESDYPQHSNLKRLRPNRLFVFGDSYADTGNIRKSLSDSWKIPYGITFPQKPSGRFSDGRVATDFLARYLGIKSPIPYTWKDYAGKERLLYGMNYAYGGTGVFKTKDNPLPNMTTQIDYFQRVLAAGNIYSPSDLPSSLALVSVAGNDYATFLALKRPLTELPAFMKQVVDQIAVNAMRIHKLGVNKIVIPSMQPLGCLPSITVFNSFQRCNATDNASTNLHNYLLHKAIARLNNETKPSTFVVLDHYNAFLTVFKNKGPEPGVSRFGNPLKPCCVGVNSSYDCSNVDEKGEKKYIICEDPKAAFFWDIFHPSEEGWRSVYSVLHKHLKAIWI